One window of Gemmatimonas sp. UBA7669 genomic DNA carries:
- a CDS encoding zinc-binding dehydrogenase, whose product MSLYRMRALTFTEHGGPEQLVVRDDIAMPTIDAADSVRVRLVAAALNRLDLWVLGGIPGSKVKPGWPLGSDGAGIVEAVGSGVTRVKPGDRVIINPGVADRSCQCEYCRDGDQPLCLSYGILGEHLPGTLAEYVVVPEANLRTFPDWLPWETAAAFPLATLTAWRMVVTRAKVRAGDQVLIWGIGGGVALAALQICKHLGATVWVTSSSPEKLDKAQLLGADHLLDHRQPDVGKTIRARTDKRGVDVVIDSVGEATWAQSLTALGRRGRLVTCGGTSGPFVQVDVRRMFWNQWTLMGSTMGNDAEFGTISDFFDHGSLQPPVDSVWSLDEAQAAYARLASGQQFGKVVIRLRGQAGELAG is encoded by the coding sequence ATGTCCCTGTACCGCATGCGCGCGCTGACCTTTACCGAGCACGGTGGCCCGGAGCAGTTGGTCGTGCGCGATGACATCGCCATGCCCACCATCGACGCGGCCGACAGCGTGCGTGTCCGCCTCGTCGCGGCCGCGCTCAACCGGCTCGACCTCTGGGTGCTGGGCGGTATTCCCGGTTCCAAGGTCAAACCCGGCTGGCCGCTGGGTTCCGACGGCGCGGGCATCGTGGAGGCGGTGGGCAGCGGGGTGACACGCGTCAAACCCGGCGACCGTGTCATCATCAATCCGGGCGTGGCGGACCGCAGTTGCCAGTGTGAGTACTGCCGCGACGGCGATCAGCCCCTCTGTCTGAGCTACGGCATTCTGGGCGAGCATCTGCCCGGCACGCTGGCCGAGTACGTGGTGGTGCCCGAGGCCAATCTGCGCACCTTCCCTGACTGGTTGCCCTGGGAGACGGCAGCGGCCTTCCCGCTGGCCACGCTCACGGCCTGGCGCATGGTGGTCACGCGCGCCAAGGTGCGCGCCGGTGATCAGGTGCTCATCTGGGGCATTGGCGGTGGCGTGGCGCTGGCAGCGCTGCAGATCTGCAAGCATCTGGGCGCCACCGTGTGGGTCACCTCGTCCAGTCCCGAGAAGCTCGACAAGGCGCAGTTGCTCGGGGCCGACCACCTGCTCGATCATCGGCAGCCCGATGTGGGCAAGACCATTCGCGCCCGCACCGACAAGCGCGGCGTGGACGTGGTCATCGACTCCGTGGGTGAGGCCACCTGGGCGCAGTCGCTCACCGCGCTGGGCCGGCGTGGCCGCCTCGTGACCTGCGGGGGCACCAGCGGCCCCTTCGTGCAGGTGGACGTGCGTCGCATGTTCTGGAACCAGTGGACACTCATGGGCTCCACCATGGGCAACGACGCCGAATTCGGCACGATCAGCGATTTTTTCGATCACGGCTCGCTGCAGCCGCCGGTGGACTCGGTGTGGAGCCTCGACGAGGCGCAGGCGGCTTATGCGCGCCTCGCCTCGGGCCAGCAGTTCGGCAAGGTGGTCATTCGGCTGCGTGGGCAGGCCGGCGAGTTGGCGGGATGA